The Mucilaginibacter yixingensis genome window below encodes:
- a CDS encoding HRDC domain-containing protein, producing the protein MDNPLLELAQAYADTTNTLIFLTGKAGTGKTTFLRAVRQNSKKKLAIVAPTGVAAINAGGMTIHSLFQLPFGPLLPETPDRPEVSYNAEKRELLQSLELLIIDEISMVRPDVLDQIDLILRNIRGNTHAFGGIQLLLIGDLAQLSPIVREEEWGLLRPYYATPYFFSSLVLQRTPYVRIELDKVYRQTDQAFVQILNEMREQQLSADGLRLLNERYIKDFVPDQADPYITLTTHNRIAQQLNAERLEALQGTDTEYRATIRGEFPADAYPTEISLKLKVGAQVMFVKNDSSPEKRYYNGKIGTVTRLEADRVHVATPDGRDIAVEALEWTNVKYKLDGDTIGEQNAGSFAQIPLKLAWAITIHKSQGLTFDRAIIDVSEAFTHGQAYVALSRCRSLEGLVLRNPVSAHNVISDPAVTRFNREAELKKPDQETLRQHQEAYRLFLLSELFNFTGLRERIKRFNQLLPGLEGEVFTVAEKLSRQLATYPDDRVQKAAIYFREKLETAATSLHQQLTAVVGSSKELAGKADELLRWIMTRLKLLEGFSSQSFTTESYLDLIRGQKAILSHSYLKTLNAKPNEELYERLLQWRDQTAQSEQVLSSMLFSDQTLAAVAAKLPTTLKAISGVKGIGPEKANRYGAAMLTLVRAYEQEISGAVDQASLF; encoded by the coding sequence ATGGACAACCCTTTATTGGAGCTGGCACAGGCCTACGCAGATACAACCAACACACTGATTTTCCTAACCGGCAAGGCCGGCACCGGCAAGACTACTTTTTTGCGGGCCGTGCGCCAAAACTCAAAAAAGAAACTGGCTATTGTGGCGCCAACGGGCGTAGCTGCCATCAACGCCGGGGGGATGACTATCCACTCGCTTTTCCAATTGCCCTTCGGCCCCTTATTGCCGGAAACACCTGACCGACCCGAAGTTAGCTATAATGCAGAAAAGCGCGAGCTATTGCAAAGTCTCGAGCTGTTAATCATTGACGAGATCAGCATGGTGCGACCGGATGTGCTGGATCAGATCGATCTCATTCTGCGTAACATCCGTGGCAATACACACGCATTTGGCGGTATTCAGTTATTGTTAATTGGCGATCTGGCCCAGTTGAGTCCCATCGTGCGCGAGGAAGAATGGGGATTGCTTCGTCCCTATTATGCTACCCCTTACTTCTTCAGCAGCCTGGTTTTGCAGCGCACGCCTTACGTGCGTATCGAACTGGATAAAGTTTATCGTCAGACAGATCAGGCTTTTGTGCAGATTTTGAATGAGATGCGCGAGCAACAATTATCAGCCGATGGTCTGCGCTTGCTTAATGAACGTTATATAAAAGATTTTGTGCCCGATCAGGCCGATCCATACATTACCCTTACCACCCACAACCGCATTGCCCAACAATTGAATGCTGAAAGATTGGAAGCGTTGCAGGGCACCGACACTGAATACCGGGCCACTATTCGCGGTGAATTTCCGGCGGACGCCTATCCTACCGAAATCAGTTTAAAACTAAAAGTTGGCGCGCAGGTGATGTTTGTAAAGAACGATAGCTCGCCCGAGAAGCGTTACTATAATGGCAAGATAGGCACCGTAACCCGTCTGGAGGCCGACCGCGTGCATGTGGCTACACCTGATGGCCGGGATATTGCCGTAGAGGCCCTAGAGTGGACCAATGTTAAATACAAGCTGGATGGCGACACCATTGGCGAACAAAACGCCGGTAGCTTTGCGCAGATCCCCCTGAAACTGGCCTGGGCCATTACCATCCACAAAAGCCAGGGACTAACCTTTGACCGGGCTATCATCGACGTAAGCGAAGCTTTTACCCACGGGCAGGCCTATGTGGCCCTGAGCCGTTGCCGATCACTGGAAGGTTTGGTACTACGCAACCCGGTAAGCGCCCACAATGTAATTTCCGACCCTGCCGTAACCCGCTTTAACAGGGAAGCCGAATTGAAAAAACCAGATCAGGAAACCCTGCGGCAGCATCAGGAAGCTTATCGGCTGTTTCTGCTTTCAGAACTATTTAATTTTACCGGACTGCGCGAACGGATAAAAAGATTTAACCAACTATTGCCTGGGCTAGAAGGAGAAGTTTTTACTGTAGCCGAAAAACTAAGCCGGCAATTGGCTACCTATCCGGATGACCGCGTCCAAAAAGCAGCCATCTATTTTAGAGAGAAGTTAGAAACCGCAGCAACCAGCCTACACCAGCAACTGACCGCCGTGGTGGGCTCATCAAAAGAACTGGCTGGCAAAGCTGATGAACTGTTGCGTTGGATAATGACCCGCTTAAAACTATTAGAAGGATTCAGCTCCCAATCATTTACAACTGAAAGTTATCTCGATCTTATCCGCGGACAAAAAGCGATACTGAGTCACTCCTACTTAAAAACCCTCAACGCCAAACCGAACGAGGAACTTTACGAGCGCCTGCTGCAATGGCGAGACCAAACTGCACAAAGCGAGCAAGTATTAAGCAGTATGCTTTTTTCAGACCAAACACTGGCAGCCGTAGCAGCCAAGCTCCCGACAACGCTCAAAGCCATCAGTGGGGTAAAAGGCATCGGTCCGGAAAAAGCTAATCGTTACGGCGCGGCCATGCTTACCCTTGTACGGGCTTATGAGCAGGAAATTAGCGGGGCAGTAGATCAAGCCAGCCTATTTTAG
- a CDS encoding pectate lyase — protein MSKYLSITRMVKPAFVGLTLTFLSTQTFAQTKTEQQAEQTMLNATKFMVENVSTNGGYVWYYLPDLSRRWGEMEAYKTMVWIQDGGTVSVGHMLLDAYRATGNEYYYQAAEKAATALIWGQSNEGGWNYMIDFAGDQSLKTWYNTIGKNGWRLEEFQHYYGNDTYDDDVSSDAARFLLRMYLEKLDPKYRPALDKAINFMLKSQYPIGAWPQRYPLRYDFNKSGHPDYTSFYTFNDDVIWENTNFLIQCYQTLGEERLLDPITRGMNFYLLSQSGDGAWGQQYNDKLEVMGARTYEPDAYLPKYTYGNAMLLLKFYQYTGDRRFLNQVPNAIAWLEKTKLPADKTQNGFFTHSTFVDVKTNQPIYVHRKGSNVIYGKYYVDTNDQNTLGHYRGKTIVDIKKLKDEYARLSAMSVAEVTKDSPIKPAKFEHDATPQHYYDLNRDAAKNPVGEAEAKQIISGLDSKGRWLVKHVPTSNPYIGDGTNQEETTKYATDHVGDKTDTSPYRDSTDQEYISTIQYIRNMNALIRYVRDSKKK, from the coding sequence ATGTCTAAGTATTTATCCATCACCCGTATGGTTAAGCCGGCATTTGTTGGCCTGACCCTGACATTCCTTTCCACACAAACTTTTGCGCAAACCAAAACGGAGCAACAGGCCGAGCAAACGATGCTTAACGCCACCAAATTTATGGTTGAAAATGTGAGCACCAACGGTGGCTATGTGTGGTATTACCTGCCCGATCTCTCTCGCCGCTGGGGCGAAATGGAGGCTTACAAAACCATGGTCTGGATACAGGACGGCGGTACCGTGAGCGTAGGCCACATGCTGCTGGACGCTTATAGAGCCACCGGCAACGAGTATTATTACCAGGCGGCAGAAAAAGCAGCCACGGCACTAATATGGGGCCAGAGTAACGAAGGCGGCTGGAACTACATGATTGACTTTGCAGGCGATCAATCACTAAAAACCTGGTACAACACCATCGGCAAGAACGGCTGGCGGTTGGAGGAATTTCAGCACTATTATGGTAACGATACTTATGATGATGATGTATCATCAGACGCGGCGCGTTTCCTGCTCCGGATGTACCTGGAAAAACTCGACCCGAAATACCGCCCGGCGCTGGATAAAGCCATTAACTTTATGTTGAAGAGCCAATACCCTATTGGCGCCTGGCCACAACGCTACCCGCTCAGGTATGATTTCAATAAATCTGGTCACCCTGATTATACTTCGTTCTATACCTTTAACGACGACGTGATCTGGGAGAACACCAACTTCCTGATCCAGTGCTACCAAACCCTGGGCGAAGAACGATTGCTTGACCCGATTACCCGTGGTATGAATTTCTATCTGCTCTCTCAAAGTGGCGATGGTGCATGGGGCCAGCAATACAATGATAAGCTGGAGGTGATGGGTGCCCGCACCTACGAGCCCGACGCTTACCTGCCTAAATACACCTATGGCAATGCCATGCTGCTGTTAAAATTCTATCAGTACACCGGCGATCGTCGGTTCTTAAACCAGGTGCCCAATGCAATTGCCTGGCTGGAAAAAACCAAACTACCGGCAGACAAAACCCAGAACGGCTTTTTTACCCACTCTACGTTTGTTGACGTAAAAACCAATCAGCCTATCTACGTACACCGCAAAGGATCAAACGTGATTTATGGTAAGTACTATGTTGATACCAACGACCAGAACACCCTGGGGCATTACCGCGGCAAGACCATTGTAGATATCAAGAAATTAAAAGACGAGTATGCACGCCTCAGCGCCATGAGTGTTGCTGAAGTTACCAAAGACTCGCCCATTAAGCCCGCAAAATTTGAGCATGATGCTACACCGCAGCACTACTATGACCTGAACCGCGATGCAGCCAAAAATCCGGTAGGCGAAGCCGAAGCGAAACAGATCATCAGTGGTTTAGACAGCAAGGGCCGCTGGTTGGTTAAACACGTACCTACCAGCAACCCATACATTGGCGACGGTACCAATCAGGAAGAAACAACCAAGTATGCTACCGACCACGTAGGCGATAAAACCGATACTTCGCCCTATCGTGATTCTACCGATCAGGAGTATATCTCTACCATTCAATACATCCGCAACATGAATGCGCTGATCAGGTACGTGCGCGATAGTAAGAAGAAATAA
- a CDS encoding LamG domain-containing protein: MFRFNCKPIALGLAGMAAMLFFKINKASAQDVVWKLNNINQIGNAQTEVLGKPEVTHKDGHTAIAFNGANDGLVLPHFPIEGWSKFTIEVLFRPDGDGPVQPRFVHFQDKDNNRGTFEIRLTPQKMWYMDTFLRNGKTTDKGLTLIDSTLQHPADRWYWVAMVFDGQNMTSYVNGVKEKTGISNFPTMDASAQVALGVRLNKVNWFKGQISEIRFHHEVLSAEALQKVKE; encoded by the coding sequence ATGTTCCGTTTTAATTGTAAGCCTATAGCTTTGGGTCTTGCCGGTATGGCCGCGATGTTGTTTTTTAAAATAAACAAGGCTAGCGCCCAAGACGTTGTTTGGAAACTTAATAACATCAATCAGATTGGCAACGCCCAGACTGAGGTACTCGGCAAACCGGAAGTAACCCATAAAGATGGTCATACCGCCATTGCGTTCAACGGGGCGAACGACGGTTTGGTACTGCCCCACTTCCCTATTGAAGGCTGGAGCAAGTTTACTATTGAAGTATTGTTTAGGCCCGACGGCGATGGCCCTGTACAACCACGTTTCGTCCATTTTCAGGATAAAGACAACAACCGCGGCACGTTTGAAATCAGGCTTACTCCTCAAAAAATGTGGTACATGGATACGTTTTTAAGAAACGGCAAAACTACTGATAAAGGCTTAACCCTGATTGACTCTACCCTGCAACACCCCGCCGACCGCTGGTACTGGGTAGCGATGGTTTTTGATGGCCAAAACATGACCAGCTACGTAAACGGCGTAAAAGAAAAAACAGGTATTTCCAATTTCCCTACTATGGATGCCAGCGCACAAGTTGCCCTCGGCGTGCGTCTGAACAAGGTTAACTGGTTTAAAGGACAGATTAGCGAGATCCGCTTTCATCATGAGGTATTAAGTGCTGAAGCTTTGCAGAAGGTAAAGGAGTAG
- a CDS encoding glycosyltransferase, whose protein sequence is MIAPPSKKQLINLRLMIIIGLGCMAFFAFELFRSSAHGYRPLYYLLVVTFVFTAGKVLYEWYHYWTIKINKTPPPGKAFTVDMFTTFCAGEPYEMIVETLEALQAITYPHETYLCDEADDAYLKGVCQKLGVHHVTRTNKINAKAGNINNALKHSKGDLCVVLDPDHVPFPNFLDPIVSHFNDPEVGYVQVVQAYSNQDQGWIAKGAAQQTYQYYGPMMMTMNAYGTAQAIGANCTFRREALESIGGHAAGLAEDMHTSMQMHAHGWKSIYVPAVLSLGLVPATLSAYYKQQLKWSRGVFELLVTSYITLFRKFTWRQKLHYGLVPMFYLSGFIYLLNFLIPIISLFGDVYPLRMDFSVFAVVTLPFIMAVILIRHYVQRWVMEEQERGFHIIGGLLLIGTWWVFIVGFLYTIIRKKVPYIPTPKDDTEEQSLGINLPNIIVLCLSLAAIGYGLYHDWNPFTITMAAICGINCFFMVFMLMASQQLKVRSYQKKHQKLSAVSSNIGAFKRKFWLFRRRIYSGIRSVSLLLIILSVCVAVYVSRKADEIGTITARPNHKDILLTGIFEPAKADDGLTDMNRVAAVQRASKTNFDIISIYLPWGDQPQSALPTPLLENIYSNHSTPMITWEPWQNLFKGSEKQRDEHVFTKITSGQYDAYITNFAKQLRALNRPVFLRFAHEADNPFYPWSATGNNTPEQFKAAWKYVHDLFVAHGAWNVIWVWNPWRAEAAEDYFPGRAYVDWIGITGLNYGHFRTDRRSHSLKELYMPFHELKLNHFNLPVMIAETGSADPAANEWVKAGIQSVKKDFPEVKAMVFFNSAFDKTVPNYSAPAINWHLDSLPVPQNIKRQEQLSGPVAVAQTAVQPLPATGFAPDARGVLYAKGQNWYGNAYAITRQTISTDFKDMRAAGLNTVKVYGPGIYDHITLQAARETGMNVCFSFYIPEPVVFTANNNYLPKLGREILKTVNSLKSNATIKYWNIGSPTLQQLGNDYLQPELFYRRQAYVLWLKNIVEQIKKIDPSRSVTVDVNVTGDLTSVVAQLHDQVPQIDAFGLVWKEKLKDTTLIKQLAVPYYFSSVKPEFYFQFKGLNTGAVMSNWQDQQTASGVTFDGLKDIWGRNKPDFYEVTKHWTSDTSSHTLPLVKILRPSLATVPGDELPYYAMAKTGGKWHLLPAGLKFEWYQVHTDRIGTPLEITILSKSPYINYRIPENPDQYRLYLIATYGNQVSTAYSILNIPFKNEEEPEEK, encoded by the coding sequence ATGATAGCTCCTCCTAGTAAGAAGCAACTGATTAACCTGCGCCTGATGATCATCATTGGCCTGGGTTGTATGGCATTTTTTGCTTTTGAGCTTTTCCGCTCTTCTGCACACGGTTACAGACCGCTGTATTACCTGCTGGTGGTTACCTTCGTTTTCACCGCTGGCAAAGTATTGTATGAGTGGTATCATTACTGGACCATCAAAATAAACAAAACACCTCCTCCGGGTAAAGCTTTTACCGTTGATATGTTCACCACCTTTTGCGCTGGTGAGCCTTATGAGATGATTGTTGAAACGCTGGAAGCCCTGCAAGCCATTACCTACCCGCACGAAACTTATTTGTGCGACGAGGCCGATGATGCCTACCTGAAAGGCGTTTGCCAAAAACTGGGTGTGCACCACGTTACCCGTACCAATAAAATAAACGCTAAAGCCGGCAACATTAACAATGCACTGAAACACTCAAAAGGTGATCTGTGCGTTGTGCTTGACCCTGACCACGTGCCTTTCCCTAATTTCCTGGACCCTATAGTTAGTCATTTTAATGACCCGGAGGTGGGTTACGTGCAGGTTGTGCAAGCCTATTCTAATCAGGATCAGGGTTGGATAGCCAAGGGAGCAGCCCAGCAAACGTACCAGTACTACGGCCCAATGATGATGACCATGAACGCCTACGGTACGGCACAAGCCATCGGTGCTAACTGTACTTTCAGACGCGAGGCGTTGGAGTCTATCGGCGGTCACGCGGCAGGTTTGGCGGAGGACATGCATACCTCTATGCAAATGCATGCCCACGGCTGGAAATCTATTTATGTACCCGCGGTGCTATCGCTCGGATTAGTGCCCGCTACGCTTTCGGCTTATTACAAACAACAACTAAAATGGTCGCGCGGGGTATTTGAGCTCCTGGTTACCTCTTATATAACACTGTTCCGCAAGTTTACCTGGCGCCAAAAACTGCACTATGGCCTGGTGCCGATGTTTTACCTGTCGGGCTTTATCTATCTGCTTAACTTCCTGATCCCGATTATCTCCCTGTTTGGCGATGTTTATCCCCTGCGGATGGATTTCTCGGTATTTGCCGTGGTAACCTTACCATTTATTATGGCGGTGATCCTCATCAGGCATTACGTACAGCGATGGGTAATGGAAGAGCAGGAAAGAGGTTTTCACATTATAGGTGGTCTCTTACTTATTGGTACCTGGTGGGTGTTTATTGTTGGTTTTCTATATACCATCATCCGCAAAAAGGTCCCTTACATCCCTACCCCAAAGGATGACACAGAAGAACAAAGTCTGGGCATCAACCTGCCTAACATCATTGTGCTGTGCTTGTCGTTAGCTGCCATTGGTTACGGTTTATATCATGATTGGAATCCGTTTACCATCACCATGGCCGCTATTTGCGGTATCAACTGTTTCTTCATGGTGTTTATGCTGATGGCCAGTCAACAGTTAAAAGTTCGGTCTTATCAAAAGAAACACCAAAAGCTTTCTGCTGTGAGCAGCAATATTGGTGCGTTTAAGCGTAAATTCTGGTTATTCAGACGCAGAATATATTCAGGCATCCGCAGTGTTAGCTTATTGCTCATTATCTTATCGGTATGTGTGGCTGTTTATGTAAGCCGCAAAGCTGATGAGATTGGTACCATTACAGCTCGCCCTAATCATAAAGACATATTGCTAACCGGTATTTTTGAGCCGGCCAAGGCTGATGACGGACTTACAGATATGAACAGGGTTGCTGCCGTACAGCGTGCCAGCAAAACCAATTTCGATATCATATCGATCTATTTGCCTTGGGGCGATCAGCCGCAGAGCGCGCTCCCTACCCCGCTGCTGGAAAACATCTACAGCAATCATTCTACACCGATGATTACCTGGGAGCCTTGGCAAAATCTGTTTAAAGGTTCTGAAAAACAACGCGATGAGCACGTATTTACCAAGATAACCAGCGGCCAGTATGATGCTTATATCACCAATTTTGCCAAACAGTTAAGAGCGCTGAACCGCCCGGTATTCTTACGCTTTGCACACGAGGCTGATAATCCGTTCTACCCATGGTCGGCAACAGGCAATAACACACCTGAGCAATTTAAGGCAGCCTGGAAATACGTGCATGATCTGTTTGTAGCACATGGTGCATGGAACGTGATCTGGGTATGGAACCCATGGAGAGCAGAAGCCGCAGAAGATTATTTCCCGGGCAGAGCTTATGTAGACTGGATTGGTATTACCGGCTTAAACTACGGGCATTTCCGTACCGACCGACGCTCGCATTCGTTGAAAGAACTATACATGCCTTTCCACGAGTTAAAACTTAATCACTTTAATCTACCGGTAATGATTGCCGAAACAGGCAGTGCTGATCCGGCAGCAAACGAGTGGGTAAAAGCAGGCATTCAAAGCGTGAAAAAAGATTTTCCGGAGGTTAAGGCCATGGTATTCTTCAACTCAGCGTTTGACAAGACCGTGCCTAACTACAGCGCTCCGGCTATTAACTGGCATCTGGACAGCTTGCCTGTGCCGCAAAATATCAAGCGGCAAGAACAACTGAGCGGACCGGTAGCGGTGGCTCAAACCGCTGTTCAACCATTACCAGCAACGGGCTTTGCGCCTGATGCACGTGGTGTGCTGTACGCCAAAGGACAAAACTGGTATGGTAATGCCTATGCGATTACCCGTCAAACCATCAGCACCGATTTTAAAGATATGCGTGCCGCGGGTTTGAACACCGTAAAAGTTTACGGACCGGGTATTTATGACCACATTACCCTGCAGGCTGCCCGCGAAACCGGCATGAACGTTTGCTTCAGCTTCTATATTCCGGAGCCTGTGGTGTTCACAGCAAATAACAACTATTTGCCTAAACTGGGCCGTGAGATACTCAAAACGGTAAACAGCCTTAAATCTAATGCAACCATAAAATACTGGAATATTGGCAGCCCTACCCTACAGCAACTGGGTAATGATTATTTACAACCAGAGTTGTTCTATCGCAGACAGGCGTATGTGCTATGGTTGAAAAACATAGTAGAACAGATCAAAAAAATCGATCCGAGCCGCTCAGTCACCGTAGACGTAAATGTTACCGGCGATCTTACATCCGTTGTAGCCCAGCTGCATGACCAGGTGCCACAGATTGATGCATTTGGCCTGGTATGGAAGGAAAAGCTGAAAGATACTACCCTGATCAAACAGCTGGCTGTTCCTTACTATTTCAGCAGCGTTAAGCCGGAGTTTTACTTCCAATTTAAAGGATTAAATACAGGTGCGGTGATGAGTAACTGGCAAGACCAGCAAACGGCGTCAGGCGTAACCTTTGATGGTTTAAAAGATATCTGGGGCCGCAACAAACCTGATTTTTATGAGGTAACCAAGCACTGGACATCCGATACCAGCAGTCATACCCTGCCTTTGGTAAAAATTCTGCGTCCATCACTGGCTACCGTGCCGGGCGATGAGCTGCCATACTATGCTATGGCTAAAACAGGCGGTAAATGGCATCTGTTGCCTGCCGGTTTAAAGTTTGAGTGGTACCAGGTACATACAGACCGTATTGGTACCCCGCTGGAGATAACCATTCTAAGCAAGAGCCCTTATATCAATTACAGGATTCCGGAAAATCCAGATCAGTATCGCCTGTACCTTATCGCCACTTATGGCAACCAGGTTAGCACGGCATACTCTATCCTGAACATACCGTTTAAAAATGAGGAAGAACCGGAAGAAAAATAA